From a region of the Odontesthes bonariensis isolate fOdoBon6 chromosome 4, fOdoBon6.hap1, whole genome shotgun sequence genome:
- the cdkn2d gene encoding cyclin-dependent kinase 4 inhibitor D, giving the protein MVLSQMDAGKALTAAAAKGNTSEVQRILEECRVHPDTRNEFGRTALQVMMMGNSKIASLLLEKGAEANVRDKHGIAPVHDAARTGFVDTLQVLVEHGASVNIPDQNGALPIHIAIREGHRDVVQFLAPQSDLKHANISGQTAIDVARASCVPDMMDSLFAHIHS; this is encoded by the exons ATGGTCCTGAGTCAGATGGACGCCGGTAAAGCTTTGACGGCGGCGGCGGCCAAAGGGAATACCAGCGAGGTGCAGAGGATCCTGGAGGAATGCAGGGTGCATCCTGATACTCGGAATGAGTTCGGCAGGACTGCGCTACAG gtgatgatgatggggaACTCAAAAATCGCGAGCCTGTTGTTGGAGAAAGGAGCAGAAGCCAACGTCCGCGATAAACACGGGATAGCGCCCGTCCACGATGCTGCACGGACGGGCTTTGTCGACACCCTGCAGGTTCTGGTGGAGCACGGCGCTTCGGTCAACATCCCGGACCAGAACGGCGCCCTTCCCATCCACATCGCCATCCGGGAAGGCCACCGGGACGTCGTGCAGTTTTTAGCCCCACAATCGGACCTCAAGCACGCCAACATCAGCGGCCAGACGGCGATAGACGTGGCCCGGGCTTCATGTGTGCCGGATATGATGGACTCGCTTTTTGCTCACATTCATAGTTAG